In Papaver somniferum cultivar HN1 chromosome 1, ASM357369v1, whole genome shotgun sequence, a genomic segment contains:
- the LOC113300918 gene encoding uncharacterized protein LOC113300918: MTLLDNDEEYDSYLMDSAVCKKHVSQSMMNLLRGIRNVKDLILPDCFLQVISGASKLSECQPPQLSNLQILELQTYLRKNCFPAIAYLLKISPKLESLYIQINKDYSDEPLVYPFCDEIISDPQNVGDDWETEVSLPCMMHHLKFVKLIPVQGRINELKFMELLLRNAAVLERVILCCEWGPGKTTTRLTNFCEKLHTFSRVSSAVTFMCF, encoded by the exons ATGACGTTACTAGACAATGATGAGGAATATGATTCCTATCTAATGGATTCTGCTGTGTGCAAAAAACACGTTTCGCAAAGTATGATGAACTTGCTGAGAGGAATTCGTAATGTGAAAGATTTAATTTTACCAGATTGCTTCCTTCAA GTTATCTCAGGAGCGTCTAAATTATCTGAATGTCAACCACCTCAGTTATCTAATTTACAAATTTTGGAGTTACAAACATACCTTCGAAAAAACTGCTTTCCTGCAATAGCGTATTTACTCAAGATTTCTCCTAAACTTGAATCGCTTTACATCCAAATAAACAAG GATTATTCAGACGAGCCTCTAGTATATCCATTCTGTGATGAG ATAATTTCTGATCCACAAAATGTAGGAGATGATTGGGAAACAGAGGTATCACTGCCATGCATGATGCATCACCTGAAGTTTGTTAAGCTTATACCTGTCCAAGGGCGTATTAATGAACTCAAATTTATGGAGCTTTTGCTAAGGAATGCAGCAGTCTTGGAAAGAGTGATTCTTTGCTGTGAGTGGGGTCCTGGTAAGACAACGACACGGTTGACGAATTTCTGTGAGAAGCTACATACATTTTCAAGAGTGTCTTCAGCTGTCACATTTATGTGCTTCTAA